In Sporosarcina psychrophila, a genomic segment contains:
- the metE gene encoding 5-methyltetrahydropteroyltriglutamate--homocysteine S-methyltransferase, translated as MVKVQSSTSGYPRIGGKREWKRALESFWNGATSEEQLLKTTETLRLESLQKQKEFGVDLIPVGDFSLYDHVLDTSIMFGVVPKRFEYAGGKVPLETYFAIARGTKDAVASEMTKWFNTNYHYIVPELEGVTPQLVENRPLAFYKEAKEKLGIDGKPVILGPVTYIKLAKSFGEENFSTLLQQFTPLYIEVLKELVVAGVEWVQIDEPILTSKLTEEDFQHVQQAYAAIHEAVPQLKIILQTYFEKVANYEAVVALPVHGFGLDFVHGDSLELLQKYGFPQDKVLAAGVIDGRNVWRADLDKKVTLLEEIQLHVDKSRLIVQPSSSLLHVPVSTETEEKLDPIIKGGLSFADQKLAEIVLLSRGIHDGTETIATGLEESRNALARLNNSKYRQNVEVKETIENLTEQDVNRSLPFAKRIIEQQKRFNLPLLPTTTIGSLPQTPEVRQTRSKWRKGEITNEAYEQFIKDQIDKWIEIQEDIGIDVLVHGEFERTDMVEYFGEKFEGFAVSQFGWVQSYGSRCVKPPLILGDVAFSEPITVKESVYAQTLTTKPVKGMLTGPVTILNWSFVRDDIPRFDVLNQIAFALRKEIEELEKNGIRMIQVDEPALREGLPLDQDKRESYLDAAVYAFKLATSSVENDTQIHTHMCYSEFSGIIKSISALDADVISIETSRSHGEIIAAFENNTYDKEIGLGVYDIHSPRVPSKEEMKQNINRALKTINPKQFWINPDCGLKTRKEEETIGALKIMVEAAKEVRESQLATLKN; from the coding sequence CGTTTAGAAAGTCTACAGAAACAAAAAGAATTCGGTGTTGATCTAATTCCGGTTGGAGATTTTTCATTATACGACCATGTGCTGGACACATCTATTATGTTTGGTGTCGTACCAAAACGCTTCGAGTATGCGGGTGGTAAAGTACCTTTGGAAACATACTTTGCAATTGCGCGTGGAACTAAAGATGCGGTTGCCTCAGAGATGACAAAATGGTTTAATACAAATTATCACTATATTGTTCCGGAACTAGAAGGTGTAACGCCGCAATTAGTAGAGAACCGCCCGCTCGCTTTTTATAAGGAAGCAAAAGAAAAGCTGGGTATTGATGGCAAGCCGGTTATCCTAGGCCCAGTTACATATATTAAACTGGCAAAATCTTTTGGCGAAGAGAATTTTTCTACTTTATTGCAACAGTTTACGCCGTTGTACATTGAAGTATTGAAAGAGCTTGTAGTGGCAGGCGTTGAGTGGGTTCAGATTGATGAGCCGATTCTTACAAGTAAGTTGACAGAAGAGGATTTCCAACATGTGCAACAGGCATACGCAGCAATTCATGAAGCAGTGCCACAATTAAAGATTATCCTACAAACTTATTTTGAAAAAGTAGCTAATTATGAAGCGGTTGTTGCGCTGCCGGTACACGGATTTGGTTTAGACTTTGTTCATGGCGATTCGCTTGAATTGCTACAAAAATATGGTTTCCCTCAAGACAAAGTACTTGCGGCGGGTGTCATTGATGGTAGAAATGTGTGGAGAGCGGATCTGGATAAAAAAGTAACACTATTAGAAGAAATTCAGTTACATGTTGATAAAAGCCGTTTGATTGTTCAACCTTCCTCTTCACTTCTTCATGTTCCTGTCAGTACGGAAACTGAAGAGAAATTGGATCCAATTATTAAAGGCGGTCTGTCATTCGCTGATCAGAAGCTTGCTGAAATTGTGCTCCTTAGTCGGGGGATTCACGATGGCACTGAAACGATTGCGACAGGACTTGAGGAGAGCAGAAATGCACTTGCACGTCTAAATAACTCGAAGTATCGGCAAAACGTTGAAGTGAAAGAAACGATTGAAAATCTAACTGAGCAAGATGTAAATCGCTCATTGCCATTTGCGAAACGAATTATCGAGCAGCAAAAACGTTTTAATTTGCCTCTTCTGCCGACAACGACAATCGGGAGTTTACCGCAGACGCCAGAAGTAAGACAGACAAGATCTAAATGGCGTAAAGGAGAAATTACAAACGAGGCCTACGAGCAATTTATCAAAGATCAGATTGACAAATGGATTGAAATTCAAGAAGACATCGGCATTGATGTTTTGGTCCATGGTGAGTTTGAAAGAACAGATATGGTTGAATACTTCGGTGAAAAGTTCGAAGGATTTGCAGTATCACAGTTTGGCTGGGTTCAGTCTTATGGTTCTCGTTGCGTCAAGCCACCACTCATTTTAGGTGATGTTGCGTTTAGTGAACCAATTACTGTGAAAGAAAGTGTCTATGCTCAAACGTTAACGACGAAGCCTGTAAAAGGTATGCTGACGGGCCCTGTAACGATTTTGAATTGGTCCTTTGTCCGAGATGACATTCCACGTTTCGACGTATTGAACCAAATTGCATTTGCACTTCGTAAAGAAATTGAAGAGCTTGAAAAGAACGGTATTCGCATGATTCAGGTAGATGAACCTGCGCTTCGAGAAGGTTTACCGTTGGATCAAGATAAACGTGAAAGTTACTTAGATGCTGCTGTCTATGCATTCAAATTGGCAACTTCTTCTGTTGAAAATGACACGCAAATTCATACGCATATGTGTTACTCGGAATTCAGCGGTATTATCAAATCCATTAGCGCGCTGGATGCAGATGTTATTTCAATCGAAACGTCAAGAAGTCATGGCGAAATTATCGCTGCATTTGAGAACAATACGTATGATAAAGAAATTGGCTTAGGCGTTTATGACATCCACAGTCCACGTGTTCCAAGCAAGGAAGAAATGAAACAAAATATTAATCGTGCACTCAAAACAATTAATCCAAAACAATTTTGGATTAACCCGGATTGTGGCTTGAAAACAAGAAAAGAAGAAGAGACAATTGGCGCTTTGAAAATCATGGTTGAAGCGGCGAAAGAAGTTAGAGAAAGTCAATTGGCTACGCTTAAGAATTAA
- a CDS encoding NADPH-dependent FMN reductase: MAIKVKAIIGSTSSTSFNLKIVEHMRSRYADQLDITPVFINDLDMFSIDIESNPSANVVDFKNNVKDSDAVLFAVPEYNFSIPGAMKNAIDWLSRGGDFTLKNKPGFIVGSSMGAFGSIRAQLHLREILSNPALAPILLPGNEVYIGSVHEKMNEAGELTDKATIDFLDSVVFNFIEFYNKTNTTVKA, translated from the coding sequence ATGGCAATTAAAGTTAAGGCAATTATCGGTAGTACAAGTTCAACTTCATTCAACTTGAAAATAGTTGAACATATGAGAAGTCGTTATGCAGATCAATTAGACATTACACCTGTCTTTATCAATGATCTTGATATGTTTTCAATTGATATAGAAAGCAACCCATCTGCAAACGTAGTTGATTTTAAAAATAATGTAAAAGATTCAGATGCTGTATTATTTGCAGTTCCTGAATATAACTTCTCTATTCCAGGCGCAATGAAAAATGCAATCGACTGGTTATCACGTGGTGGAGATTTCACACTTAAAAACAAACCTGGCTTCATCGTAGGATCATCTATGGGAGCATTCGGAAGTATCCGTGCGCAACTCCACTTAAGAGAAATTCTGTCAAATCCGGCGTTAGCTCCTATCTTACTGCCAGGTAACGAAGTATACATCGGTTCAGTTCATGAGAAAATGAACGAAGCTGGTGAACTTACTGATAAAGCTACGATCGATTTCTTGGATTCAGTAGTATTTAACTTTATTGAGTTCTATAACAAAACAAATACTACAGTTAAAGCTTAA
- a CDS encoding winged helix-turn-helix transcriptional regulator has product MEIKPELCKVDEALGILVGKWKPIILLHLITEGTQRFSELKRLMPDITQKMLTKQLRELEDEDIINRVIYPQVPPKVEYSISNYGKSLQPILAIMHEWGTGHATHIEKKRISQNTSDAL; this is encoded by the coding sequence ATGGAGATAAAGCCTGAACTATGTAAAGTTGACGAAGCTTTAGGGATCTTGGTAGGTAAATGGAAACCAATTATTTTACTGCATTTAATTACTGAAGGTACTCAAAGATTTAGTGAATTAAAAAGATTGATGCCCGACATTACTCAAAAAATGTTAACCAAACAATTAAGGGAATTGGAAGATGAAGATATTATTAACAGAGTCATCTATCCACAGGTCCCCCCGAAAGTTGAGTATTCTATCTCGAATTACGGAAAAAGCTTACAGCCCATCTTAGCAATTATGCACGAATGGGGCACCGGTCATGCCACACATATTGAAAAGAAAAGAATTAGCCAGAATACCAGCGACGCACTATAA
- a CDS encoding pirin family protein, which translates to MNNKSVFSRGIRSVRDVVYQEHSPTHKVGLVIEPGNWEEVDPFLLMAEDFFVRGTFGMHPHRGIETVTYVIDGTLEHFDNKTGGGELHPGDVQWMTAGKGIIHTEDPAVGETVQSLQLWVNLPSDKKMTEPRYQNMRAQDMSVRHEDGATIRVFSGSSEGVTADTKNHVPVTMVELIIEPGTTVTQDLPGSYNGFLYIIEGIGTFGSESVEGKKGQVLWLERGTDEEQTEVKIHAEEKLHIMLYAGKPVGEKVVARGPFVMNSEEEIMQAYKDYREGRFE; encoded by the coding sequence ATGAATAATAAATCGGTCTTTTCAAGGGGAATCAGAAGTGTAAGGGATGTCGTTTATCAGGAACACTCGCCAACTCATAAAGTAGGATTGGTAATTGAACCGGGAAACTGGGAAGAAGTCGATCCATTTCTATTGATGGCTGAAGACTTTTTTGTGCGTGGAACATTTGGCATGCATCCACACCGTGGTATTGAAACTGTTACGTACGTCATTGATGGGACGCTAGAACACTTTGACAATAAGACTGGGGGAGGAGAACTACATCCAGGAGACGTTCAATGGATGACAGCGGGTAAAGGAATCATTCATACAGAGGATCCGGCTGTTGGGGAAACGGTTCAATCCCTGCAACTGTGGGTCAATCTTCCAAGTGATAAAAAAATGACGGAACCGCGTTACCAGAACATGCGTGCACAAGATATGTCGGTCCGTCATGAAGACGGCGCTACGATACGTGTCTTTTCCGGTTCTTCGGAAGGTGTTACGGCTGACACGAAAAATCACGTGCCTGTTACGATGGTTGAATTGATCATTGAACCCGGTACCACTGTTACACAGGACCTTCCCGGCAGTTACAATGGATTTCTGTATATAATAGAAGGAATAGGGACATTTGGCAGTGAAAGCGTGGAGGGGAAGAAGGGGCAGGTTCTCTGGTTGGAACGTGGAACAGATGAAGAACAAACTGAAGTGAAGATTCACGCAGAAGAGAAACTGCATATCATGTTATATGCAGGTAAGCCTGTCGGAGAAAAAGTAGTAGCTCGCGGCCCGTTTGTGATGAATTCAGAAGAAGAGATTATGCAGGCCTATAAAGATTACAGAGAAGGAAGATTCGAGTGA
- a CDS encoding flavin reductase family protein, producing MGSKIEQVASFKEAMGNYPTGVTVVTAFDADKKPMGLTVNSFASVSLEPLLILWSIDKRVSTYSDFLDAEKFSVNILAADQSELCTLFSSRVADRFSQCDWKESDLNLPVLSNSLAVLQCKTVQQIEAGDHTILIGEVLDIQNESKEPLLYHRRTIGAIPEEFYG from the coding sequence ATGGGAAGTAAGATAGAGCAGGTAGCGAGTTTTAAAGAAGCAATGGGGAATTACCCGACGGGAGTCACTGTCGTTACAGCATTTGATGCAGATAAAAAACCGATGGGATTAACGGTCAATTCATTTGCATCGGTATCATTAGAGCCTTTACTAATTTTATGGTCCATTGATAAAAGAGTATCCACTTATAGTGACTTTCTAGATGCTGAAAAATTTTCGGTGAATATTTTGGCAGCAGATCAAAGTGAGTTATGTACGTTATTCTCGAGCAGGGTTGCTGATCGATTTAGTCAATGTGATTGGAAAGAATCGGATTTAAACCTACCAGTACTTTCAAATTCGCTTGCGGTTTTACAATGTAAGACGGTGCAACAAATTGAAGCTGGAGATCATACGATATTAATAGGCGAAGTATTAGATATTCAGAATGAAAGTAAAGAACCACTTCTGTATCACCGTAGAACTATAGGTGCAATTCCAGAAGAATTTTATGGCTGA
- a CDS encoding MFS transporter gives MKKEGLQRYHTIWGLLFLGWFVSYVDRVATGPIITYMIDNEVSFFADVANPHGIGGLIGSLFFAGFMLMQFPGGYFGDRFGYRAIIILSIVWAGIATLLTGLVGGLVAFILFRVLLGLGEGVFYSNDRSYIAFHTPPEKIGLGMGVALTGLSVGLTAGTLGVPYLITVAEPFMGEGAWRFPFFVTGTITLIIALLLFKYMKPKNDSSASVDLSSPGIKAQFGKGLLYMSMYSAVFLVIVMGIYYFSVKLGLSSIAIAVILVALCPLLILYLYTMKKSEIKPLIANKNLFLLYLFFIPIMWHLWFYGFWSVSIVKDFGGGALMAAALIASFNGLAGIIGFPLGGKISDIVANRPNGRRNVLAVLTAVLTVTIFIFAVYVMMGNNNPIVMSVILFVSGLFFFALQPVAHALASDLTPEKSRGSMFGMLNLIGEIGAVLSPVVSGVIRDNTGSWGLPLLLDGALMAAGLVLVLAISSKAVRKNVVSLA, from the coding sequence ATGAAAAAGGAAGGCTTGCAAAGGTATCATACGATTTGGGGCTTGTTATTTTTAGGTTGGTTTGTTTCTTACGTTGACCGGGTTGCAACTGGGCCGATCATTACATATATGATTGATAATGAAGTTTCTTTTTTTGCAGACGTGGCAAACCCCCATGGAATTGGCGGATTGATTGGTAGTTTATTTTTTGCCGGTTTTATGTTAATGCAATTTCCTGGTGGCTACTTTGGGGACAGGTTTGGCTATCGTGCTATTATCATTTTAAGTATTGTTTGGGCTGGAATCGCCACTTTATTAACAGGTTTGGTGGGGGGCCTTGTTGCATTTATTCTTTTCCGAGTCCTACTCGGGCTAGGCGAAGGCGTTTTTTATTCGAATGACCGCTCTTATATTGCCTTTCATACACCTCCTGAAAAAATTGGATTAGGAATGGGCGTGGCGCTTACCGGACTTTCTGTTGGTCTGACAGCTGGCACACTTGGCGTCCCTTATCTTATTACAGTCGCAGAACCATTTATGGGTGAAGGGGCTTGGCGCTTTCCTTTTTTCGTGACCGGAACAATTACACTCATTATTGCACTCCTACTATTTAAATATATGAAGCCCAAAAACGATTCAAGTGCTTCTGTAGATTTATCTTCACCTGGTATTAAAGCACAGTTTGGCAAAGGGCTATTGTACATGTCCATGTACTCAGCCGTTTTTCTTGTCATAGTGATGGGCATCTATTATTTTTCCGTCAAACTAGGTCTGTCCTCTATCGCGATTGCGGTCATTCTTGTTGCACTTTGTCCGCTCTTAATACTTTATTTATACACAATGAAGAAGTCTGAAATAAAACCGTTAATAGCGAATAAGAATCTTTTCTTATTGTACTTGTTCTTTATCCCTATCATGTGGCATCTATGGTTTTACGGATTTTGGTCCGTCTCTATCGTCAAAGATTTCGGTGGCGGTGCGTTAATGGCTGCCGCTTTGATTGCATCGTTTAATGGTTTGGCCGGAATCATTGGTTTTCCTCTTGGCGGCAAAATTTCTGACATAGTGGCCAATCGTCCAAATGGGCGACGTAACGTCCTTGCTGTACTAACCGCTGTACTGACTGTAACTATTTTTATATTTGCAGTCTATGTCATGATGGGCAATAACAACCCCATCGTTATGTCTGTCATTTTGTTTGTCTCCGGATTATTCTTTTTTGCATTGCAACCGGTGGCACATGCTCTGGCTTCCGATTTGACGCCCGAAAAAAGCAGAGGATCCATGTTTGGAATGCTCAATTTGATTGGAGAAATCGGAGCAGTTCTCTCACCTGTCGTCTCCGGAGTCATTCGAGATAACACCGGCAGCTGGGGCTTGCCACTTCTACTCGATGGCGCATTAATGGCGGCGGGCCTAGTTCTAGTGCTAGCCATCTCCAGTAAGGCGGTCCGCAAGAACGTTGTATCCTTGGCTTGA
- a CDS encoding 5-methyltetrahydropteroyltriglutamate--homocysteine S-methyltransferase: MTKPIAEQTLTKAPFKADHVGSFLRPERLKQARLQRETGDITAEELRTIEDEEITKLVEKQKEAGLNSVTDGEFRRKWWHFDFLSGFDGVEFFETDKGLQFNGVVTKAHGIRVTGKIGFSDHYMIEHFKFLKSIAGNAVAKFTIPSPNMLIHRATFEEGIYANDEELFDDLVTAYQNVIQALYDEGCRYLQIDDTSWASFLSEEGRETLKAKGQDPDKLVQLSARAINESIAKRPADLLVTMHICRGNFKSTYFSSGGYEDVSETIFGGLDVDGLFLEFDDERSGSFEPLRHVNRPDLFVVLGLITSKFGELEAPELLKARIAEATKYVPLDQLCLSPQCGFASTEEGNQLTEEQQWEKVRHVVTIAQDVWQ; encoded by the coding sequence TTGACAAAACCTATAGCCGAACAAACTTTGACGAAAGCACCATTTAAAGCAGATCACGTCGGGAGCTTTTTAAGACCAGAACGCCTAAAGCAGGCGCGTTTGCAAAGAGAAACCGGTGATATCACTGCCGAGGAATTACGCACAATCGAAGACGAAGAAATTACAAAGCTCGTCGAAAAGCAAAAAGAAGCTGGACTTAATTCTGTGACGGACGGAGAATTCCGCCGTAAATGGTGGCATTTTGACTTCCTTTCTGGCTTTGACGGCGTTGAGTTTTTCGAAACAGATAAAGGACTCCAATTCAATGGTGTTGTAACGAAAGCACACGGCATTAGAGTGACAGGAAAAATTGGGTTTAGCGACCATTACATGATTGAACACTTCAAGTTCCTGAAAAGCATCGCAGGTAATGCAGTTGCAAAATTCACGATTCCAAGCCCGAATATGCTGATTCACAGAGCGACATTCGAAGAAGGCATCTATGCAAATGATGAAGAATTATTTGATGACTTGGTTACTGCCTATCAAAACGTAATTCAAGCACTGTACGATGAGGGATGTCGTTATCTTCAAATCGATGACACGTCATGGGCTTCCTTCTTGTCGGAAGAAGGAAGGGAAACATTGAAAGCGAAGGGGCAAGATCCTGACAAACTTGTACAACTATCCGCACGGGCCATCAATGAATCCATCGCGAAAAGGCCTGCCGACTTGCTCGTGACGATGCATATTTGCCGCGGCAACTTCAAATCGACCTATTTTTCTAGTGGTGGCTACGAGGATGTATCCGAAACAATTTTCGGCGGATTAGATGTTGACGGTCTTTTCCTTGAGTTTGACGACGAACGCTCCGGCAGTTTTGAACCGTTGCGCCATGTCAATCGCCCTGACCTTTTCGTCGTATTAGGCTTGATCACCTCTAAATTCGGCGAATTAGAGGCCCCTGAACTGCTTAAAGCAAGAATAGCAGAGGCCACAAAGTATGTTCCTTTAGATCAACTATGCTTAAGCCCACAATGCGGCTTCGCATCAACAGAAGAAGGTAATCAGTTAACTGAAGAACAACAATGGGAAAAAGTTCGTCATGTTGTAACTATCGCGCAAGACGTTTGGCAGTAA